Part of the Novipirellula artificiosorum genome, AGGTGCGTCGACGATTGCCAATCGTTGCAGAGGGACCCCAAACGATATCGCTGGCTGGTTGCCGACTTCGAACAGATTCTGCGCCAAAGCCCGTTGGCCTGCTGACAAAATACCCGCGGCGTGTCCATCACGAAGCACTTGATCGAGCTCCCCACGTGCCATCACCAATCGCACTCGGAAAGGCGTTTCCCCCGTGATCATTCGCAATGCATTGCCGAGAAGCCCGAGGATCAACGTGATAGGTGCGAACAAAACGGTGGCCAACAACAGGGCAGGGCGGGTCGCTTTTAACAATCGATAGGGAGCGTGAAAGAAAAGGTACTTCGGCAACAACTCACCAAGCACAAACACGATCGGCGTCAACAAAATGGGGCCAGCAAGTTCGGCGACCGAATGGTGCCCGAACCAGGCAACGGTTGCCATCACGATGGCGAACGAAACCAAGTAGTTTGCGACGTTGTTCCCCACCAACATGGTTGCAACAAAGATCGCCGGATGATTGAGCAGCCAAACGATCGCTCGCGCCATCCGTGAACCGCTCAACCCGTCGAGCACAAGTCGTGTCCGTGAAACACGGTAAAGACCGGTTTCACTGCCGCTGAAAAACGCGCTGAGCATCAAGCCTATCAAAAAGAACACGACAGCAATCATCATTGCGACAACTCCGCCAGCGGTTCGGCGGTGGGGGGCAACCCGACTTCGATCCAAACACCATTCTCGGTTTCTTCGACAA contains:
- a CDS encoding CNNM domain-containing protein gives rise to the protein MMIAVVFFLIGLMLSAFFSGSETGLYRVSRTRLVLDGLSGSRMARAIVWLLNHPAIFVATMLVGNNVANYLVSFAIVMATVAWFGHHSVAELAGPILLTPIVFVLGELLPKYLFFHAPYRLLKATRPALLLATVLFAPITLILGLLGNALRMITGETPFRVRLVMARGELDQVLRDGHAAGILSAGQRALAQNLFEVGNQPAISFGVPLQRLAIVDAPVDLVTAKYRARRSNHPILLVKRGGRIVGFLRYADLCAVDPVLEIKPVIRGRVTDRHLRILLRLYDAKSDVAVLVDEQGEMRNVVTRRQLLQPLIK